From the Planctomycetaceae bacterium genome, the window AGATAGACACGGCGGGCGAAAACGCTAATCTATGGGTGTATCGCCGCACGAAGAGGCCTTGCCCCAAGGCCGCCGGCGGCGCATGAGGATTCATGAAGCGACGCACCGGCGACACGACGGCTATCGGCGGCGACTACCAGCACCGCGCCCTGACGCAGGGGCCGGCGGTGCAGCGGTTCTGGCATTACAGCAAGCAGTTGGCCGTCGCGCGGTTGTTGCCGCCGGCGGCGGGTGAGTTTGCCCTCGACGTCGGCTGCGGCTCGGGCGTCATCTCGCACTACCTGGCCGGTCGGGGCGCTTCCGTGCTGGGCATCGACGCCAACGAAGCGGCCATCGACTTCGCCCGTAGCCAAGGGCCTGGCGACGGCGCGCGGTTCCAGTGCGGGCTCGTCGATGAAGCCTTCGCCCTGGAGCGCCCTGCCGACAAGATCTACTGCCTGGAAGTCATCGAGCACCTCTACGCCGACCAGGGGCGGCGGATGCTTGACGTGTTCGCCGGCCTGCTGGCACGCGGCGGGCGTGTCATGCTCACCACGCCCAACTACGCCAGCGCCTGGCCGCTCATCGAACGCACGATGGACCTGCTGCATCTGGCCCCGCCCCTGCGCGAGCACCAGCACGTCACGCACTACACCCCGCGCCG encodes:
- a CDS encoding methyltransferase domain-containing protein, whose amino-acid sequence is MKRRTGDTTAIGGDYQHRALTQGPAVQRFWHYSKQLAVARLLPPAAGEFALDVGCGSGVISHYLAGRGASVLGIDANEAAIDFARSQGPGDGARFQCGLVDEAFALERPADKIYCLEVIEHLYADQGRRMLDVFAGLLARGGRVMLTTPNYASAWPLIERTMDLLHLAPPLREHQHVTHYTPRRLRRLCTDAGFTVERLMTQCFIAPWAAALSWRLAERLAAAEFRCDLRLGSILVAVLRK